agcaatTGATACAGGTGGAAGAGGAAGGAATAAAGAGTTAGGACATGTAAAAAGGCataataagagaaaaaagattgataaaCTTGGAACTATTCTCAATCTAACGATAACATTGAATATAAGATTAATACAAGAGGCTTTATTTGGAATCTCAAATTTCTACTATAAATATAGTCTTAAGATACAAACAACATAACGACCATAACTTCCAACATTTGAAAACACAACTCAAAAGATAAACAAGACACACATAATAAGAAACTACAAAGCTTATTTTCAAGCTAAAGACTACTTAAGCAAGATCACATTTCCAAGCAGCTTTTAATCTTCAATGACTTCTTTTCGAATGCTTACTTGGAAATTACATATCCATTATGTCACTACATCAACAATCAAACAACCATCCAAAGTACATAGATAGACGTTGAATTTATACTACTTGATAATAGAGAATATTGTTTGTATTAAAGTGAGCACAAGAAGAATGATAGCAGCGATGGTAGAAGCCGATTTCCAAGGACTGCTAAAATATTGATGTTTTAACAAGGCCTTCCATCTGTGCCAGGGTTTCGCATAGAATGCATTCAAATCTTTACTGAGAAGACAGTAATCCTTATTCATATCACTTCTGATGATTCCTCTATTAAGATTGTTAATAATAGATGTCACTACATTGTTGTCGCCGAGAGAATTAACCACGATTTCCTTCTCACAAAGTAAATCCACATCTTTGGTTGTATTGATAAGACGGTCCAATAATAAATAGAAATCAGTGTAATATAAGGGTGGTTTTCTTTTATCACATTGCTCTAATGCCATAATGTTTCGAACTTGACGTTCTGTATCATCAAAGAAATTTAATTGTGGAATTTCCAACACTCCTTTTTTGAAATTTAGGTCCGGTATGCATTTATTTAAAGCCACCTTGAATTCTACTCCTGCCTCACGCAGCTGGGTTGCAGAGTACTTGGGAAAAATCATTTCAGGGACTCTGTCTGGTAGCTCGTTGTCGTTGGGCAGTTGAAAGGATCTAAGCAGATCAGTGAAGTGGTGTATTGTCACATTTGGGGCTTTTTCATGAATGTTGAAGTCCTTAAAGAACTTAAAAGTAAGCTCAGTTAAAGAAACGGAGTCTGATTTTGAGGGTAATGCTAGGTTGTATAGTTCGTCAATAACGAAGAATGGAACTTGATTTTCAAGTAATACCAACTCCTCCTCCACAATACTTAATAGCCAGTCTTCCACCAACATAGGATCATTACTTTTCCAACTGTCGTCATAAGATGTCAAGAATAGCTCAAGAATGAAGCTTGCATCCAACCTGACCATACTCACAAAATCATCACTATCAAACGGAACAGTCTCTACATAGCAACATCGAATCCTATTTTCCATCTTCCTTAAAGTGCTTACTAAAACCTCCAAGTTTATCTCAGCCCGTTCCATGAAACGCCTGAAGTAGCTTTCTTTATGCTTTTCCatggtttgaaatttttctttgtcGTGGTGATAGGGACCAATTGAAATAACTTGAGGAGTGTAGGCTTCTTTATTCCATTTGCGAAGATGATATGGAACCTTGTAGATAAGACATGTTGGAAACAATGTTTCGGTGTCAATATTATTTACCAACCGttcattttgattttcattTCCATTTGAAGTTCTTGATTCCTCTTGAATTTCAGTATTTTCatattcatttttaattgaGGAATTTGCTTCTTGCTGAATTTGCCCACTCGCTGAATTGTCCATCTATCAAGTTGCATTCCTTAAATTTCATGATAACAAACACAAGAGACCCAGAATTAGAAACAATTGCTGATGACCCACTTAATAAAGGTCActactttcaaaattaaaatagcCTAATGGCAGCTGAAAGAAACTTAAATATATGGAATGTTATGGAACCTACCTCGGTTAATTGTGTAGCAGTTGAAACTATCAGCAACTCATGGCATGTCTATATGGTTGTCACAGTGATCAAATTAAGCCCATGTAGAGATAAGACTACTGCAACTACAAACTTTATTAAGCAGGTTGGGTAAAGGTGGTCCAGTTCTGGATCCTGCCAAAGAGACAAAACgaatagagatttttttttttttttttttttttttttaataaaaaaaaaaaaaaattggttagtTTCGAAAAGTAAAAGAGCAAGAAGGTGCAATGAAATTTTATCTATACGGAAGTAACGGGCCTTAACCATTGCATATAAATTATGGATTGACCCAGTTCGGAATATAAACTACTCCTAATTATATTTTGACCTGAACCGGTTCTAAGTTGTCTGCCCACCCAATTCTAGCAAGTTAAACGGGTTAATTTGTTTGAATTGGAGAAAGAGAAACAGAAAGATGTACAAGCAAGGGCGCCATTAATTGCATGCATGTCCTGGACAATTACCAATAAAACTACAAATTTCGCCTTCAGATGCAGAAGCAAAGGCGAAGCTAGGGGATCAATTGCCCTCCCCCCCTTCccatcttaaaattttgattttttaagatatttttttaatgattttttcttgatgtaattcataattttatttatatgataATTAATAGAATATCATTTCTTCTACATGCCAAAGTTCatttggaaaaggaaaagaaatcaaTGTCTTTTAGAGGTTCAAAACCTGGCCTAttaaaggaaaacaaatattgaaagaaaataaagcagtacgaattttaataataataaaaagagaaaaaaaatatcattgccttcaaaagtaataaaaactaacaaacgAAGTACAAATTCTAAATGTAGTAATTTATTCTTTAACATTTAgatatgtatataaataataaatataagaaTGATTACCTAAAAAACTCAAAAGTTTAGTTACTATCAAGTTTCAATTGTAGATATATACACACAATATAGTTTTAAAAGTATCACAATTTTTCATCTTGTGAATTTATATTaatcaaaatatcataaattcataattgcATTTAGTCTTTGACCATGTATTCAAACGCGTGCTCAAAagctcctatatatatatatatatatatatgtatgtatgtatgtatgtatgtaaatGTGCATAATATGGACATCATTTTTcagaaaattaagaattttaaaaCCCAAGATTTGAGTCTCTGATTGTGGGGAAGGGGGGGAGACAAAATGTTAGAAATCAAAAACTAAAGCAAGTATAACATAACACGTGAAGACTTATCTAAAGCAAGATTAAactttgacctttttttttaatttaaaacaataaacatAAAACTTTATAGAGATCTAATTTTTGAGATCCCAACACAATCCAGAGGGCATAAATTTTAACCAACAAATTCATCTACACAAAggataaaaataagtaaataacaaCATCATGCATGAACAGTGAACCTAAAATTAGAGATATGactttcaaaacaacatttaagattaaacacataaaaaatcacatgaaaCTCCTTGTATTCGAAATGTCCAACATATAGCGATAGCATTATGAACAATGAAGGATTTAATATTGTTGATGTACGTTGAGTGAGTAAGtagtttaaattattgtttGCCATGAATGCACGATTAAGAAGCATGAATACACATGGATAAGTATAAGAAGTTAAgagcaggtttttttttttttttttaattatttttatttttatatataaaaaaagaaaaagttaagaGCAGTTTAAATCGCAAATGAAACACTAAAAACGAGACCGGTGGTTTTTATCTGTGATAttggtatcaaaattttaatgcaAATCCAagttaacagtttttttttttttttttttttttttttttttttttttttttgagaaagaagttaACAGTTAATTGAAGGAAAAGATAAACACTgggaaaaataatttaaaagtgATTGCAAATTAAAAGACAGTCAAGGAATGCTATGCCTTATATTAATTGAAAATCCCAGCAACTATTATAAAGTTTGTGAAAGGCAAGACATGTTATTGTCCGTTAATAAATATTGACAGAAAAATCAGCAAATGATTGTTGTATGATATTGACCTTGAAGATTTTGGATTAAAAGAGATGATTTCGGTAAGATAAATAAcgagaaaataaataagttttttttttttttttgaaggagaaaataaataaaatatatagacAAACAAAAGAACTTAATAGGAAATGTTATGAAAGCATACCTCCTAAATTGGAAATTTTAGGAATGGCCCCGTAAGTCTGTAACTGTAAGTGCAAACTACTAACAAACAACGCAAAAATGAATGGTTCTCACTTCTCACAGCGATCAAATTaagcccatatatatatatatacacacacatacaaataaGACCACGTACGGAAACTATATCTCAAAATATTACGTCACCGCTTCTTCTCTGACTTTACGGTACATTTTCTCCTGTCTTTTTGTATTTAACTTTTTACCCGGTTCTAGATCCTGCCAATAAGAGATGATACACAGCAGAGTTTATTTGTTAGAGCATTCTTATGAGCTGTTCTATAAATATGCCAttttgatatattaaaaaatttactttattattttaacacattattttacaatacaccttaaatcacatgttttatttttcaattctatacattaaaataatatttaactaaaaCTCATCAAACACAATCAAGGAAAACCAttgccacaaccaccacataGTTGCCACCAACCAACAGCCACCACCACACAACCACCACACCCTCCACAACccaaaatacaattaaaaacaaactcATAGCCCACCAACACCATATCGGAAAccccaacaccaccaccaccttaaaaaaaaaaaaaaaaaaaaaaaaaaaaaaaaaaaaaaaaaaaaaaaaaaccacaacccaAAATAtaaccaccacaaccaccaaattGCCACCACAACCACAATACCACTGCCACAACTAACCCACAACCCACCCCATTCACAAAcctcaaaacccatcccaaatcaaacaaacccaaaagcAAAACCCACCACTGCAGGTTGATTTTGGTGGGAGGTTCTGATGACGTGGGGAGGTTGTTGGTGTGGTTGGAGGAAGACATGTCAAGGTTGGTGGTGTGGCATGGAGAATGACACGGTAAAGGCGTCGGCTAGGAGTGGTGACATCAGCGGTGGGCtgaggagaagagagagagagagagagagagagagagagagagagagagagggtgaaAAAGAGACAAACGGGGAGAGATAAATgggtgaggagagagaaaatattaataaaataataataaatattttaccatttttttttgggtacagtGCCAAGTTTAGAATTGCACGGTAGCACAATGCCATTTCTTTTAGCATTTGACACATCTCATGAAGCTAATATTTTGGAGTTTGGTGTCAAATGCTAAAAATATGGCATTTGACATACCTGATGAGAATTTCGATTTGGTAGATAAATACTTTAGGAAGACTCTAATTCAtaagttaatataacatatagaaacATGCTTAACTCAAAAAGCCTAAGTTCAATGTGTATGAGCTCAACTATGTTATAATAACCACTCTTTCTTCCCATcactgtgtttgttttggggataatattttctagaaaataagtcattttttctaaaaattattttctataaaactatcttattttcctatttttagtAGTAACTTTAAATGATTGAAAAACAATGTCCTAACTTCCCGTATTTAGCTTGCTGtgagataaaattgttttccaaaaaattattCCAACACTAACTTATTTGAGACTTCActactttttctcaaaaaaaaaaaaaaagacttcacTACTTAACTAACCACAATACTCATACATAATTATTCCAACACTGacttatttgtttaaatttgagaTAAAAAGTGATTTCAAGGAAATAAATATCTGATTCAAAAGTATAAAAGCAAGTGAGTGCaatattacttttcttttaattaatcttGTCTTCAGTGATATGATTGAAAGAATAGCttggtcttaaaaaaaaaaaaaaaacaaaaacaaaaaaaacaaaaaaagggaaTAGCTTGGTCGTTCGCATATAAAAGGTAAAGTAGTGTTCATTAGATTTTCTTTGTAGCTTTGTTCAAAGCTATTGTAAGGAAAGTGTACATAGTCAAAAAGAGTTAGATAAATATACCTTATACAATGAAAGCAAGAGGTGCAAaagctttcttaaaaaaaatctcatattgCATTATATGATTGACAAGAATAGCTGAACCTTTTGATTGGAACATTAATTACGGGTAGTATAcgaaaaataaaagaagctgATCCTATATCTAAGTcattaagtatttttaacaataaatttttaatgaaagagtCTTATAACATAGGACCATTTCTGGCttcctgtaaaaaaaaaaaaaaaaaaaaaaaaaagttggattcTAATGTCTTTTCCCGAAATATATTGTTGTATgaccaaaaatataatttaacaaCCATTGTAAATTGCACAATATAACCTATACAAGCATGATAAGTTCATATAACCTTAATGGAAAATATTGATGGAGGGGTTGCTAATGATGCGAACGGAATATAACTTTAaaggtaaaattcaaattttgaaacttcagtGTAAAATTCAAAGACTCCCAAACCTAGAGTATAATTTAGACTTCAGCCTAAATGAAATGAAAACACACTTTATGGTATGCCCCGAACAATAGACGGAttggttaaaaagaaaagaacctcttcaaacttcaaagacCTGTGCAAGGTTGGAGCATCCGGTATTGTAAGCCCCACCAAGATTATAGAGCCAAAAGAATTGCTTATTAACTTCCTTCCTAACAAACTTTACAATGAAAAGTATAGTGGCAAATCctgcaaataataaaaaataaaaaaagtggaaTAAGAACTTAAGAGTGGTTTATACCCTATTTAACTCTCACGTTAACACGGCCAAGTTCCTCTGAATCAGAAACTCTCACATTAACACTCAAGAACCCGGAATAAGGTTTGGGGTAGTACTACACTCAACCTAGAAAGGTCTTCTCTCTTTTGGAAAACTCACACATACTAAAGAATGTCTTATCTCACAAGATACATGAGTCTTATCTCAAACTAAAGAACCACTCAAATTAAAAGTTACGAAGGAAAGAATATGTCTCataaacttttactttttattgatatcaaatgGCAAATCATGTGTGAACATGTTATACAcgtttaaattaaataaaccaaaataagTGTATCTAGTATTATATACtccctatttttctttttttctttttcaatttaaattcttAGTCTCAGTCTCACACCCATCATTTCATACAATATCATATTAAAATCtattagggtcatatttttatgtagttggcatattctttgacaaaatgccttttacttgtattttgatAGTTTTAAGTGGATTCAAGAATATCATGAAGtatgtttgataaaatttacAAGTGGTAGTAAGGAAGACATGAAGACTACACAAAAAAACAAGTGTGAAAAGCTGAAAATTGGTGGCTCAACACCTAGCTCGATACAAGCATTTATCGAGAATAAATGAGGCTTGATACCTCTCAATCTATTGAGCTTCgcaaatccaaaattttcaaatctgattttcggcccatgatgACTTGGCTTTCTAGGGTTTCGTTGTCTAACCTACTAGATGATATAAAAGCATTATTTTACAGTCATAATCATATACAGAGACTCACACAAAGAATCTATACACTTATTGTGAAGCTACTGCGTTGTTatgcaccttagggttttgtgaccaagttgCTTCCTCTTCTACAAGTGCGttgtgaagaactttgcatccaATAACAAGCTTCAAGTTGCTAGGAGTTAGTTACAAATTGGAGATTTATGCAGTTGAAGAAATCTCTAAAAAATCAAGTCCAATTAAGAATTGGCGTAAGGATTCTTTTGTAAGTAGGTACTTTGGGATAGGCCAGGAGGGTAAGATTCATTATAATTGTAATCACTTGATTTGATTAGTAAAGGTTTCTCTGTCACTAAGAAAGTTTTGGCTCTGGCCATCTTCTCTTAGGCTGTCCCTTCCTTGTGAAGGTGTTTCTGTCCTCCTTAGGTAACAAGTTTACCTTTGGAGCTTGTTGGGTGTTTTTTGTGGGGTTTAGGGAAATATTGTTGCCATGGAGGATATTACCAAATCCTGGAATAACCTTTCTCTCAACAAGAGAGAAGGTTTGGATCTTACATTGCAGAATAAACTAAGGTTCCCTAAGTTCATCATAGCTGCAAAATTCCTAACTAGGTGAGCCTTAAATATAGAAACAGTGGGGTGAACGTTCAGGTAACTATGGCGGTCTACCAatggttttaaaattaaaacctcAAGGATCAAATAgtcctttttgtttttagtaatCAGATGGATGTTACTCGAATCATTTAAAGTGAACCCTGATGTTTTGACAACACCTTGCTGtgttggaaaattttgatgcTGATGTTCTTGTCCAAGAGCTCCAGTTTCAAAAGGCCACGTTTTAGGTCCAAGTGCATGATATTCCAATCCATTTCATGACAAGAGGAGTGGCTGGGAGCATTTGTGATATTATTGGCAAGGTGAGTAGGTCAATTGGCAGAGTGGATGAGGATGGTGGTAGTTTTATTCGAGTAAAGGTGACTCTAGACACCTCCTAACCTTTTTGTAGAGGCCAGTTAATATCCTTTAAGAATAGAAATAAATTCTAGGTCAAGTTTAGATACAAAAGACCACCTAATATTTGCTATTGGTGTGGATGTCTAGATCATGGCGATAAGGAATGCAAGTTGTGGATTGAAAGCAAAAGTACTCTCACCCCTTATCAGAAGTAGTTCGACCAACGTTTAAGAGCTACCCCGTATCTAGCTACTACGATGGAGCCAAGATGGTTGGCAAAAAAGCTCGGTCAAACGGTGGAGAGAGCAACTCAGATATGGCGGAGGAAACTTTTCAAGGGCATCAATTCGAATCCACTAGTGTTAGAGCACTTGTTTTGAGGGCCACGAAGGCCTTCAAAATTTCCTTTTCGGCAATATATGTTTCGAAGGTTATCAAGGGTCAATTgaactcttaaaataatttttttcaaggttttttaatactttttttaagggttttgaCCCTTGAAAAAAGTCATATTTGTTGTAGTGACTCTtgattaggggtgtcaatttgggttagcgtgtcgggttcaaGTCGTGTCGAGataggggtattcgactaaatggctcaaccctaacccgacccatttaataatcgtgtcatgatccttcaaccctaacccgacctgttaataaggcgagttaacctaacccaacccatttgacacgattaataaacaagtcgtgttgggttgacacgaatgtaacacaacccatttcaacctgcataatattaaatataacatctatttagaaataaatttttttacatccaAAAagtagtgcatacacttcaagtcttcaacccacattcaaaataatatagttcaacaaaaatataacattcatttaaaaataagttttttacactccaaaagaagtgcatacacttcaacccaaattcaaaagaacaaagtttaacaaaaataaaataacatagttcaacaaaaatataatattcttgGAACTCACCAAATAccaagtatcaatattgaaaaaatttgagCAAATAGTAGAATAATCCTAACTATAAccacgattatcatccatagattctttgttgatgtccaaatttataacatcttccacaagctcatccaatttcatttgtgcaagttctacgccaaaaaaaaaaaaaaaaaaaaagtattagtagttctagggtctgtaaagtttcaatttcctattatacccttgtaaatttttgtaattactcacttttttttttaaatttaaaatatatgttaaatatAAAAGgtttttgacaaatctaaaataaaataaatatgtatttgttatacgagttaaacgggttgtattaagtgggtcatttcgggttgacacaaataaattggcgtgtctattgcgggttacgtgggttgacccgcttatgacacatttcttatcgtgtcgctttcaggtcgacccatttatgacccaaacccattaagacCCAACCCTAATCCGAAAAAACACTTGTCAGGTTCGTGTCGTGTTTACaggttgggtcgaacattgacacgCCTACTCCTGATATGGAATTGGACATGGATGGGGGGAACTCAAAAGGAATGCATTAATAACTCTCCGTCTATTTTGCCCACTGAGATGGATAGTCCAGCTAGGTGTAATTCAAAATCACAGAAGTCTTGTGTTAGTGTAGACGATTGTGGTGAGACTGATAAGGAAGGTGTTACTATGTGAGTAAAGTCCTTGAGCGAGAATTCAGGTTTGTAACTGAAAAAATAGGGTCAGCTTAAAGGTGAGGATCCTTTCCTAGCTAAACTTCAGGAGATTGATAGGGATATTAGGAAGTTTGAAGGCGAGAAATGTGGAACAGATCCAGTGGGTGGTGAGCTATCCAATAATATCCCCTTAACTTCACTTTTATATCCTGTTGGTATTTTAAATTCAAAGTGCAAGGTGGGAGGAATGGAGAGCTTTCTCAAATTGGCAGTGTCTAAGTATATGGGCCTCCCACTTTGGGGCTGAACCTAGACACTACCAAATCACCTCTAAATGGTTTGGATATGGAAAAGCCTAGATCACCTTATCAAGACTCAATTACTAAGCCCATTCTCCTTAAGGCTTCACAGGGAGTGTAGGGGAGGAAATGGATCATGATTGATCCTTCCGCCTAAGGTAATGTAACTCAGACTTCAAGTATTGACCTAGCATGTGAAAGGCCAAAACCTATAATCTCAGAACCTTAACCCGTGAAGAGAAGAGTGGTTTGCAGCAATGATTTTTCTCCCCAATCTTAATCATCAGCAGGGGCTGGATCCCAGCCTTGCCGTTCACCATGAATTAGGTAAGCTGAAACTACCGAGGGCTTAGGAATCACCGGTGAGTTCGAGATCTTTCAGAGTTAGTAAAGCAAAAGGTCCCAACTCGGTTTTTCGAATGGAAACTAGgaggaaaaaattttatttggagaGATTGAGATGTAGGCTGAAGTTTGACTACTTGTTCATTGTGCTAAGGAAAAATCAGGGTGGAGGTCTTGCCTTGCTATGGATGAATGACTTGAATTTGCACATTTGAACTTTCTCGCCTTAACACATCGATGCGATGATAAATCCAAGAATTGATGACACTTGGTGCTTCACGGGATTCTACAGAGCTCCTAAAGTGGCCAACTGGGAAGATTCTTGGTTAGTGCTTCGCCATCTTGCCTCTCAATACAATTTACTGTGGGTGTGTATCGATGATTTAAACGAGATTTCCAAGGTAGAAGAGAAATTGGGAGGAGCTATTTggcctggaaaaaaaaaatgatgggctTCAGAGATTGTCAAGATTTctgtgggtttaaggatttggGTTATACGGGTTTTCCCTTTACTTGGTGTAATATGCGTTTTAATGGTCCTCTAGTATGGGTTTGGCTAGATAGAGCTCTGGCAATAGCTAATTGGATTTTGAAATTCCCTTCAACCCGTCTTCACCATCTGCAAGGTTTGTCTTCTAATCATAAGCCTCATGGTTTGTCTTCTGATCATAAACCTTTATGGTTAGCTTCTGATGATGTCAATACTCGCTTTTATCGATCTCAAAAACCATTTTGGTTTGAAACCATGTGGCTCAAAGATGACCGATGTGAAGGTGTAGTTAACTCGGCCTGGGATATGTGCTTGGAAGGGGATGCcatgggcaaagtgataaggaAGGTCATTGATTATCAAACACAATTGAAACTTTGGGATAAAAATACTTTTGGTAATATTCACATTGAATTAGCCCGTAAAAGGAAGCAACTACTAAAGGCAATAGGTGATTCCATGTCTCACTTAACCTCTGGGAATGATATTTTTCCTCTCTGATAACTAGTTTATTGGTAGAGcttgtggttttctttttcaaggGTGGGgaaacactctctctctctctctctctctcttgactTCTACCATGAATTCCATTCTCAAATACTGGAACAAACTCTCCCTAACAGATAGGGAAGACATCAACGTAGATTTTGAACCACCTGATGTTCACAGTAGAGGCAAAGACCTCACTTGGGCTGCTAAATTTCTAACCAAGAGAACCCTTAATGTTGAAGTCGTTGCTAGAACCTTCAGTCCTCTTTGGAAATCACAAAATGACTTTCACATCAAGGACGCAGGCAACAACATACTCCTTTTTGACTTTGAATTTGATGCAGACACTAAACATGTCCTTGTGAATGAACCCTGGTCCTTCGACAGGCATCTAGTTCTCCTCCAACGTTACGAGGATAACACCCCCATCTGAGACATCATCTTTTCCTCCACTGTC
This DNA window, taken from Quercus robur chromosome 2, dhQueRobu3.1, whole genome shotgun sequence, encodes the following:
- the LOC126707627 gene encoding UPF0481 protein At3g47200-like, translated to MDNSASGQIQQEANSSIKNEYENTEIQEESRTSNGNENQNERLVNNIDTETLFPTCLIYKVPYHLRKWNKEAYTPQVISIGPYHHDKEKFQTMEKHKESYFRRFMERAEINLEVLVSTLRKMENRIRCCYVETVPFDSDDFVSMVRLDASFILELFLTSYDDSWKSNDPMLVEDWLLSIVEEELVLLENQVPFFVIDELYNLALPSKSDSVSLTELTFKFFKDFNIHEKAPNVTIHHFTDLLRSFQLPNDNELPDRVPEMIFPKYSATQLREAGVEFKVALNKCIPDLNFKKGVLEIPQLNFFDDTERQVRNIMALEQCDKRKPPLYYTDFYLLLDRLINTTKDVDLLCEKEIVVNSLGDNNVVTSIINNLNRGIIRSDMNKDYCLLSKDLNAFYAKPWHRWKALLKHQYFSSPWKSASTIAAIILLVLTLIQTIFSIIK